Proteins encoded by one window of Rosa chinensis cultivar Old Blush unplaced genomic scaffold, RchiOBHm-V2 RchiOBHmChr0c23, whole genome shotgun sequence:
- the LOC112181324 gene encoding LOW QUALITY PROTEIN: crocetin glucosyltransferase 3-like (The sequence of the model RefSeq protein was modified relative to this genomic sequence to represent the inferred CDS: inserted 1 base in 1 codon), with protein sequence MGFEKDHIVMLPFLAQGHLIPFLALAKQIQHRTGFTITIATTALNAHYLRSAQPNTNIHLAELPFRSEDYGLPPNTENTENIPLNVVGNLFTASQHLEAPTRRLVSDITEKEGKPPLCLISDVFFGWAVNVAKSFGTVNVAFTTGGAYGTAAYVSIWQHLPHRSVSSEDAEFHLPGFPERCRLTPSHLHPFXRAADGTDSWSRYFQPQISLSMKSFGCICNTIEEIEPFGLEVLRNYLKVPVWSVLASNISSQKYSGKKSGISAEKCIEWLDSHASDSVVYISFGSQNTISASQMIELAKGLEKSGKPFVWVIRPPVGHDLKGEFRPEWLPERFEERMRETKQGLLVHNWASQLEILSHEATRAFVSHCGWNSVVESLSRGVPIIGWPLAAEQAYNSKMLVEEMGVSVELTRGVKSNVEAEEVRRVIELVVDDSGEGGEMRRRAGEIMEKIRGAVGEDGEAKGSSLKAIDDFVSELHSQGEGRGSKIQ encoded by the exons ATGGGTTTTGAGAAGGACCACATAGTGATGCTACCATTCTTGGCTCAAGGCCATCTGATTCCGTTCCTAGCCCTAGCCAAGCAAATCCAGCACAGAACAGGGTTCACCATCACCATCGCCACCACCGCCCTCAACGCCCATTACCTTCGGTCTGCTCAACCCAACACCAACATCCACTTGGCCGAGCTTCCCTTCCGCAGCGAAGACTATGGCCTCCCGCCCAACACAGAGAACACAGAGAACATACCTCTCAACGTAGTCGGAAACCTCTTCACTGCATCGCAACATCTCGAAGCTCCGACTCGCCGCCTTGTCTCGGACATCACCGAAAAAGAAGGCAAGCCGCCGCTTTGCTTAATCTCCGACGTGTTTTTTGGGTGGGCTGTGAATGTAGCGAAAAGCTTCGGCACCGTCAACGTCGCTTTCACCACCGGTGGGGCTTACGGCACGGCGGCGTACGTGTCCATCTGGCAACATCTCCCGCATCGTAGTGTGTCTTCAGAAGACGCGGAGTTCCACCTTCCGGGGTTCCCGGAACGGTGTCGTTTGACACCGTCTCACTTGCATCCGT TGAGAGCCGCCGACGGTACTGATTCTTGGTCGAGATATTTCCAGCCGCAGATCTCGCTCTCGATGAAGTCTTTTGGTTGCATATGCAACACCATTGAGGAAATTGAGCCGTTCGGATTGGAAGTGTTGCGAAATTACCTTAAGGTTCCTGTTTGGTCTGTCTTGGCTTCCAATATTTCCAGCCAAAAATATTCCGGGAAGAAATCCGGAATTTCGGCTGAGAAATGTATTGAGTGGCTCGACTCGCACGCTTCCGATTCGGTGGTGTATATCTCGTTCGGTTCTCAGAACACGATCAGTGCCTCCCAGATGATAGAATTGGCCAAAGGATTGGAAAAGAGCGGGAAGCCTTTTGTCTGGGTCATAAGGCCGCCGGTGGGTCACGACTTGAAGGGCGAGTTCCGACCGGAGTGGCTGCCGGAGCGTTTCGAGGAACGAATGAGGGAGACGAAGCAGGGGTTATTGGTGCACAACTGGGCATCGCAGCTGGAGATTCTGTCGCACGAGGCGACGCGAGCGTTTGTGAGTCACTGCGGGTGGAACTCGGTGGTGGAGAGCTTGAGCAGAGGGGTGCCGATCATCGGGTGGCCGCTGGCGGCGGAGCAGGCGTATAACTCGAAGATGTTGGTGGAGGAGATGGGTGTGAGTGTGGAGCTGACGAGGGGTGTGAAGAGTAATGTGGAGGCTGAGGAGGTGAGGAGAGTGATTGAGTTGGTGGTGGACGACAGTGGGGAAGGTGGTGAGATGAGGAGAAGAGCTGGTGAGATTATGGAGAAGATAAGAGGAGCTGTAGGGGAGGATGGTGAAGCAAAGGGGTCTTCCCTTAAAGCTATAGATGATTTTGTTTCTGAACTTCATTCACAGGGAGAAGGAAGAGGATCCAAAATTCAGTAA